One genomic window of Silene latifolia isolate original U9 population unplaced genomic scaffold, ASM4854445v1 scaffold_240, whole genome shotgun sequence includes the following:
- the LOC141638957 gene encoding putative E3 ubiquitin-protein ligase XBAT31, whose protein sequence is MGQGMSCASYSSNNNNNHENGVFRAAQLGDLDMIKEEFDYDSSILFQSSLYDRQSLLHVAAAHGQIHVVSWLLDRSMNVDGLNRHKQTPLMVAAMHGKIACVEKLIHAGANILMFDSFRGRTCLHYAAYNGHSDCLKAILSAARTSHVAISWGFARFVNIRDGKGATPLHLAARQGRPGCVHMLLDSGALVCASTGGYGYPGSTPLHLAARGGSLDCIRELLAWGADRLHRDESGRIAYMVALKYKRGDCAALLNPSSAEPLVWPSPLKFISELKPDAKFLLECALMEANREREKTILKGTDYSTASPSHSEGVIDDSMSEASDSELCCICFDQICTIEVQDCGHRMCAHCTLALCCHNKPNPTSATINPPLCPFCRSNIVRLVVAKLNTDVEDIDMTSSKHRKSRRSWTLSEGSSSFKGISSAFGKMTGRGSGRIGVDEFIDKPNE, encoded by the exons atgggGCAGGGTATGAGTTGCGCATCATACTcttctaataacaataataatcatGAAAATGGAGTGTTTAGAGCAGCtcaattgggtgatttggatatGATTAAGGAAGAATTTGATTACGATTCGAGTATTTTATTTCAATCTTCTTTGTATGATCGTCAATCTTTGCTTCATGTTGCTGCTGCTCATGGTCAGATCCAT GTTGTTAGTTGGCTATTGGATCGATCAATGAATGTGGATGGATTAAATCGACATAAACAG ACTCCTTTAATGGTTGCTGCAATGCACGGGAAAATAGCGTGTGTTGAAAAGCTTATTCATGCAGGTGCTAAT ATTTTAATGTTTGATTCGTTTCGGGGACGAACATGCTTACATTATGCTGCCTACAATGGGCACTCAGATTGTCTTAAAGCCATTCTTTCCGCTGCTCGTACATCACATGTTGCCATTTCTTG GGGATTTGCGAGATTTGTCAATATTAGGGATGGAAAAGGTGCAACACCATTACATTTGGCTGCTCGTCAAGGGAGGCCGGGTTGCGTTCATATGTTACTTGATAGTGGAGCTCTTGTTTGTGCTTCAACAGGAGGATATGG TTATCCTGGGAGTACGCCACTTCATCTAGCTGCCCGGGGAGGATCCCTTGATTGTATCCGTGAATTGCTCGCGTGGGGTGCAGACCGGCTGCATAGAGATGAATCAGG GAGAATAGCTTACATGGTGGCACTAAAATACAAGCGTGGAGATTGTGCAGCATTGTTAAACCCCTCGTCAGCAGAGCCTCTTGTCTGGCCTTCACCGTTGAAGTTTATCAGTGAGCTTAAACCGGACGCCAAATTTCTTCTTGAATGCGCATTAATGGAGGCCAACAGAGAGAGGGAGAAAACTATCTTAAAAGGAACAGATTATTCAACTGCATCTCCATCTCACTCAGAAGGAGTAATTGATGACAGTATGTCAGAG GCGAGCGATAGCGAACTCTGCTGCATATGCTTTGACCAAATTTGTACAATAGAAGTCCAAGACTGTGGCCATAGGATGTGTGCACATTGCACACTAGCTCTTTGTTGCCATAACAAGCCAAACCCGACAAGTGCAACCATCAACCCACCACTTTGCCCATTTTGCCGCAGCAATATTGTGCGGTTAGTAGTTGCCAAGCTAAACACAGATGTCGAAGACATTGATATGACCTCCTCTAAACATAGAAAATCAAGGCGGTCTTGGACGTTGAGTGAGGGAAGTAGCAGTTTCAAAGGCATTTCGTCTGCATTTGGTAAAATGACAGGTCGTGGTTCAGGAAGGATTGGTGTCGATGAGTTTATTGATAAGCCAAATGAATAG